A portion of the Saccharomyces paradoxus chromosome XV, complete sequence genome contains these proteins:
- the MIM1 gene encoding Mim1p (Mitochondrial protein required for outer membrane protein import~similar to YOL026C), with protein MTEAVGFWESVSDDESQDKGCMEVHNTPSSDESPLVQSLVSFVGSCSINLLLPFFNGMMLGFGELFAHELCWRFNWFNHRNKGYKVYPESRKIAALKEISSPATGARAATKFL; from the coding sequence ATGACAGAGGCTGTGGGATTCTGGGAGAGTGTATCAGATGACGAATCACAGGACAAAGGCTGTATGGAGGTACATAACACACCGAGTTCCGATGAGAGCCCACTAGTTCAAAGTTTGGTGTCCTTTGTGGGATCGTGCTCCATCAACCTACTCCTACCTTTCTTTAACGGTATGATGCTCGGCTTTGGCGAGCTATTTGCTCACGAACTCTGCTGGAGATTCAATTGGTTTAACCATAGAAACAAGGGGTATAAGGTGTACCCAGAGTCGCGCAAAATAGCAGCACTAAAAGAGATTTCAAGCCCTGCCACGGGCGCCAGGGCCGCAACCAAGTTCCTTTAA